GACTTGCCGCCGGGAGGCAGAAAACCCGGTATGGACCGGTAGGCGCCGTTGCTGTAACAGGTGTCGAGGATCATGACAAGCCGTTTGGACCTCAGGCCCTCGACGAAATCCTTGAGCATGTTTTCCGTTACCGCCGTGTGCCAGACGCGCTCGCGGGGCTTCACCTCCGTGTCGTAGGTGACGATGTGGACGCCCCCGAACTTGTCGGGAGGGGTGCCGTGGCTGCTCATGTAGATAACAACAAGGTCGTCGGGACCGGCAGTGTTTCTTATGGTGTTGAGGTACTTCATGATATTGTCACGTGTCGCCGTTTGATCCGTAAGGTAGTAGACGTTGTTGCGGGGGAATGCCGCCCCCTGGGGATTCACGAGGAAACTGTAGAAGCTCGATGCGTCCCGTACCGTGTACTGCAAGCTCTGAATGCCGTTCTTGAACTGTCCTACGCCGACAACAAGGGCGTACCGGTTCCGCACGGCTCCAGGAGCTCCCTCGGACCCTGTTTCCTTGAGGACGCGGGCGCGGCTGAAAAGGCTCCCGATCCTCTTTTCCCATTCCTTTACCTTAATGTTGTCCGGTGTTACCGGCGAGACCCACTTGACGCCGACAACGGTCTGGGCGAGAGAGAAGGCGAGGTCGACCTGCTTGTCATCCTCGTAGCCCCCCTTGAGCTGAACCCGTCCGTAAGCGTCGAGTTCAGCATAGCCGTTGACAATCCTGTTCTGCTTGAAGCTGTTGTTGATGCTGTTCAGGTGCGCGTCGGTTACGGGTGTGGTGTTCGCAAAGACCGCGGGCCCCCCCGCCAGAAGGAGGAGGAGGAGAAGAAATGCGGTCAATATAACTGAATTGTGCCGTTTCATGACATCCTACCTCACGACGGACCTGTCCGCCGTTCTGTGAAGCATCGAGACCTCTTCGATAACGAGCACGGTCTCAGCGCGATACGCATGGATGCTGTTGATATCGGGAATGAATGCCGTCGCCTTCCGCACATTGAGCTCACGCTCGACCATATCCGATTTGCCTTCGGCGTTGACGATGAAAGCTATCTTGTAACGGCCTTCGGGCACATCCTTGGGGATGTCAAAATTGCCGTCCGCAGTCCGTGTTCCCGGAGCGGCCGTGACCTCCTGGTCCACCTGTCCCAGGTCAACGAATTCGTTCTTCGACGGGTCGAAGTACTTGACGATCCGTGTTTCCGTGACCTTTATCTCCTTGCGGTCCGGAGGCGCCATGACATAATAGGAGCCGTTGAGCTTGACGGACCCGCCCTGACCGATCGATGTAGGGCTTACGTTAAAGCTCTGGATCTTGATGACCTCTCCCTGGGCCTGGTCATAGCCGACTTTCTGGGCTGTTTCCTGGTAGCCTGCCGCTGCCTGGCTCTTCAGAGTCGAGTACAGGGAAAGGCATTTGCCCCAGGCATACGCGAAACCTATGCTGCCCCCGATCGCGGCGCCAATGCCGGCCCCCTTCCAATCGCCGCCGATCAGCCCGCCGATGAGGGCGCCACCGAGGGCCCCTCCAACCGTGTGAAGGGCTATACATTGATTTCTTGCTCTTATGCGGTCTTCCTCAGTCTTTATGTCGTCGGGGTTTGGCAGCATGGAGGCGCAGGAATACAGGAAGAACACCCCGACGAGCACTATCGCGAATAATTTAACGCGTTCCTTTTTCATGTACTGGTATCTCCTTATCGGTGATTGAGCTTGATCTCGAGCGTGAGGATCTTGCCGTCCTCTATGTAGGATGCGGGCACAACGCCAAAATTCTCACCTCCGCTCGATTCGAGGACGATGTCCTTTTTCCCCTTCGGCTCGGGTTTCCAGCCGTTCCTCGGGGAAATGACGGAATAACTTGTCTTGTTGCCATCCTCCAGGGTGATGTCCTTGCCGCCCGAAAGTGATGCCGTCATGACTCCCGGAGGAGGAGGCGGCGGGATGTTTGCAAGGTCAGGCTGACCGGGAGGAGGTGGGGGAGGGAGCGCTGAATCGGTGCCGGCCGCAGGTGGCGGAGCCGACGGTCCCTGTGCCACTGTCTGCCCTTGTGAGGGCATACCCATGGGATTCGGTTGGCCCGAAAGCATGATAAGGAGCTTTTCCGTGCCGGGGGGCCCGGAGAACCTGAGATTGCCTCCCTTGGGTATCTCTACCATGGCGCCGGGTTCTACCTGTTCGCTGCAAAGGACCGTGGTGTTGCCCGAGGTCCCTATGTTCATTATCGTGAGATAGCCGGGCTTGTTGGTCCGAACGAGGAGTTTCAGGCGTTCGCCGGAACGGAATGTCCTCGACCGGGGAACGATGTCGAACCTGCCGTTGTCGCGAAGGAGAACGAGTTTGTAGGATATACCCACATACTTCTCCCTGGAAGGAGCCGCCGCGGTCTGCGTGGTGGTCTTTACCGCAGGCCCGGAAGACATCCGCACCGCCGGTCCTTCACCGCTGTCAAAGATGGCCTTTGCCCCTGCCGGCTGCTTCTTCTGTGCAAAAGCATCGCCACCGGAGCATGCGACAAGAATGGCGACAAGAAGAACGACGAAAATTGAAG
The window above is part of the Syntrophorhabdaceae bacterium genome. Proteins encoded here:
- a CDS encoding DUF4384 domain-containing protein; its protein translation is MKILPSIFVVLLVAILVACSGGDAFAQKKQPAGAKAIFDSGEGPAVRMSSGPAVKTTTQTAAAPSREKYVGISYKLVLLRDNGRFDIVPRSRTFRSGERLKLLVRTNKPGYLTIMNIGTSGNTTVLCSEQVEPGAMVEIPKGGNLRFSGPPGTEKLLIMLSGQPNPMGMPSQGQTVAQGPSAPPPAAGTDSALPPPPPPGQPDLANIPPPPPPGVMTASLSGGKDITLEDGNKTSYSVISPRNGWKPEPKGKKDIVLESSGGENFGVVPASYIEDGKILTLEIKLNHR
- a CDS encoding caspase family protein; protein product: MKRHNSVILTAFLLLLLLLAGGPAVFANTTPVTDAHLNSINNSFKQNRIVNGYAELDAYGRVQLKGGYEDDKQVDLAFSLAQTVVGVKWVSPVTPDNIKVKEWEKRIGSLFSRARVLKETGSEGAPGAVRNRYALVVGVGQFKNGIQSLQYTVRDASSFYSFLVNPQGAAFPRNNVYYLTDQTATRDNIMKYLNTIRNTAGPDDLVVIYMSSHGTPPDKFGGVHIVTYDTEVKPRERVWHTAVTENMLKDFVEGLRSKRLVMILDTCYSNGAYRSIPGFLPPGGKSLGADDDEGYGISKEYGKRLFGSKDIVLEDEPKKSAGGAGKSIDQVSYGKVLLSASSAGEKSWESDSLKNSVFTYYFVDGLKRYNGSVQDAFTYSKPLVSQRVKQEKGADISQTPQAMATSSNWNMRIKKTP